A window of Punica granatum isolate Tunisia-2019 chromosome 8, ASM765513v2, whole genome shotgun sequence genomic DNA:
GCTCAGAAGGACGTAGAATTTCCTCACTGGAAGAGATGGGCAGAAATGAACTCAAAATTCTGCATCGATATTAGAAATTTCTTGAGGGGTGGGGGACTCTTAAGTGACTTAGCCACGAGATTGTGCGGGAACGGAGACTTGTTTTTCGATGGCCGTGGTCCTGCATTCTCCTTCAACTTCATTGCTCGGAATTTTGGGCTTTCTCTTGTTGATCTAGTTAGCTTCAGCAAAGGTGAGCTTGCAACGGAATTCAGTTGGAACTGCGGAGAGGAAGGGCCAACCAATAAAATTGCTGTCCTTGAGAGAAGGCTTAAACAGATTCGGAACTTCCTCTTCATCTTATACCTTTCACTTGGTGTTCCTGTCCTTAATATGGGGGACGAGTGCGGTCACTCTGCTGGTGGGTCCCCTACTTACGGAGCTAGAAAGCCCTTTGATTGGACTACTCTGAAAGCAGGTTTCGGGATGCAAACGAGCCAATTCATCTCCTTCCTAAGCTCCTTCAGGCGAAGGCGAGGTGATCTCCTTCAAAATAGAAACTTCCTGAAAGAAGAGAGTATCAACTGGCATGGAAGTGATCAGGCTCCTCCAAAGTGGGGTGATCCAACTAGCAGATTCCTCGCCGTGAATCTGAAACCAGAACAAGACACGAAGACAAGCCTGGAAGGGCCCAAAACTTCTGAAGGACCGGGGGACCTGTTCATTGCATTTAACGGGGCTGACCAAGCTGAGAGGGTCATCCTCCCTCCTTCCCCAAAGGGGATGGGCTGGAATCGCTTGGTGGACACGGCTTTGCATTATCCTGGTTTCTTCTTAGTGGAAGGTGAGCCGGTGATAGAGCAAATGGCGGGATTGGTTTCTTATGAGATGAAGTCTCACAGTTGTGCCCTGTTTGAAGCCACAGCTCTCACAGGCTGATTTCTCTCCCCTATGAAAATTTTTGTCACTGAAAATGGCAAAAAGCTTCTGTTGTTATATATAGTTACCAGCAACTGATACAAGCGTAGAGGTCACTGTCCTTGTACAAATCAATTTACACTGCAATAAATTGGCTGTCTGATTTTCctttcttaattataatttctcgGTTTCCTATGCCATGTCGCGATGCTCCCTGCCTTCAAATTTGATGTACGATATATagtagaaattcaaaaatgtaacaagtccAAGTAATATGTATGACGGCTCATGAGGAGCAACAGTTCCACATGCTAGCTAATCGGTCCAATATTTGCGCAAATGTTCCAGGATATTTTCCTTCTCATGGACTTACGGAACACGTTTCAAATTGTTAAGTTCAATAGAATCACTCCAGATCTTATCATTTTCGAACTTTCTGCAGCTTCAGGCCACTGCAAAAGCTCAGGGAACAAGAAAGATCGCCGCTGCAAGATAGCCGATTTCCTGCTTCAGGGCAGTACCAAAATAGTgaaccatttttttttgtttttctggCCAAACACTGAACAACGTTACCTCATATAACTTCATACTCAAAACAGATGATTTGTACACAAGACACGGCAATTGCATCTTCTAACTACTTCTACTGGCTAAGATACATTCCCCGTTTCTTCTGCTACCAATGCATTTGGTGCAAATTAGGACCAGGAAAAGACGGCCATTGGATGTTTCCCTCACAAAGTGTTCTCTCCCCAAGATAGCTTGGGTTTGGTTACAAAAATTTGGTCATCATTTGCTCATCGCTATAGGATTCTTCCAAGGCAAGCGTGAGCTACAACTGGCATCGAAAAACCGAACCAGGATTTCAGCTCACTGATGCAGGTGAATGAACACACATTCACCATTGGAGATTAATGGCCAGATCAAGCAGAGCTTCAACTTGGTGTATTGTCCGCTGCTTCTCCTGCTGCTTTAACCTACTTGCAACCGATTCAGCATCGAGCCCTTGGGCGCTCTGCAATAAATCCTGCTCATATCGAACCTCTTGCAAGAGAGCATCAACCTCTCTAACGAAATCCACTCTGAGAAGGGCATTGTCTGCTTCCAGTGGAGGTCGAAGCGGACCCTCATGCtgataataaaagaaattagtcAGTCATTTCACAATGGGAAATAATCAGGATAACACCACAAAGTCATGTGCCATTTACCCCCGATTTATTTCAGTGCTTATAGTCTTATAGAAACAGTTAATCAGAAATACAACACCCGCATCTCCATACATTTGTGTCGAAGATTTTAGAATTACTCCTAGCGCATCTGAGTCACTAATACCCCTGAAAATCTATTTCATTCTGACGAAATATCACACTTTCTTTCCATATTCACTCAGTTTCTAGTGTCTGAaaaatggaaatgggaaaCAATCTCTAGAACCAGATAATAGCTGTGCATTACATACGAGCCTTGAACATATAAGCAGCTCATCCAGATGCTTCTCAAATCGTGACAACAGCTGAGATAATCCAGTATTCTATCTTTCAATCAGAAGCAAAAGTGTGAAATAGGAAATTTGCAATGGTGTACCTTATCAAGGTCGAATCCTGCAGGGACGAGAATGCTGAAGGGGTCCTCCCGAGGGAAGGTTTCAACCATGTGCTTCTTGCATTCCTTCAGCCACCCTTCATTATCAAACCCGTCATGCATATTCAAAAGATCGTTGAGCAGTCTCATTGCAGGAGATGCCTCCCGTTTCAAAATCTCAGTCTAGCATGTTGAGATAAACTCAGAAATCCTTGCTAAAATTCTCGTACACAAAAAGGAAATAGGCAAAACAGATTTAACTCAAGCTAAAGAAAAGTTTCCACATGAAAAATATTCTGAATACAAAACATTTTCGGGACTGAGTTCTCCCCTTTACTCTTTCTTCATTTCAAAGATAATAGAACTTTTGTCATcataaaaggggaaaaaaaaattactaagaGAATGTTCTCTTACGGGACTTGATCTTTCATCTGTGTCTCCCATATCAGTATCAAACACCTTCTGAATTATCTCTATCTCTTTATTCTTGTTGCAGAACTTTGCCCTGAATCCTATTTTATTCTTAAATTTAACTAGGTGAAACCATAAGTAACGGCATAGTACAGGCATAAAAAGTGTTTCTTTAATGATGGACTTGACACTATAAAGGCCATGTTTGGGGAGGAAGTGCAATAGAATCACATACAAGACAACCCGGTTCCATGCAGAATGTTAGGGATCGTTCATTTATctggaaaataattataaaataagaatctTTTATACCACTTGAGGTGCCAAAAATGTAGCACTCAAGGTTTCCCAATCCcaacattatattatataaggCAACTTTGAGAAGCTGAAAGAGCAAGATTGTAATTTTAGCTCAATCAAACAATTATTACTTGATCGCATTAAGTGGCCTCAAGTAGTGCCCATATTGTTCCTAACAAATTTGTGGATTGCAGGATAGAGTAGTCAAACAAAAGGATTGCTCCAAGTACAAAAATACCTCAACCCTCCTGTATAAGAGATCAAGACTTCTAACAGCATCCTTTTCATCCTGCAAATAAAGAAAGATTGTGAAAGTCGAACTTAATATGACGAAATCCACACAAGAGTTTGGTTAATATGATAACTTCAACAATCCCAAATGAAGCCTCGTATTATATGAGGGAAAAAATTGATGGGTGAGAATGAATGTGAATAACCATCCCTCAGAACACAAGGCAGAAGAAAACTTACATCACGTCTTGCAAGATCCAACCGATTCCATATGACCATCAACAAAAGTTCAGTGAGCTCCCCTCTCTCAGCAGCTTCCTCAATTTTCTGGACAgagcaaagaaaaaagacagtAAGACATTGATCATCTGTAAGAAGAAGTGGTAGGTCGACACATTCAAGTACAGTCATCTGATCCATTCAAAGGGAAATAACTAAAGATTAATACCTCTTCAACTTCTTCAGCTGCTCTGATGAGGCTTGAAACTAGCTTCCTCGCCTTTCTAACATCCTCTTCAGGATAACCCTTCAAACGCATGCCAATTTCGCGATATTCCTCAACCtttctctcctcttcttcctcttcctcctggCGCAGTCGATGCAGCTCCTTGGTCTTTTCTCGTTGACGGGCTTGCCATTCCTggcgagagagagaaagtaaaTTGTAAGGAAAGCCTGCGAATTTTTCTGGCTTTGTGCATGCTTCCTCAACCATCACCCTGAACGCTCTAGTTCACCGTATGGGCTACAACAAACAATATCTTGACCTAATGGATGCTTGTTTCCTACTTTCCTTCCACATACATCCAAGTCAAAACAAtgaaacaaatgcaaggaaCAAACAGATGATACTTTCGTTTCCGTAATAGCTTCTATTACTGATTAATAAGTCCATCAATTACCAATTAACAAAACTGCATCTTTGGGCATTGATCTAGGCAAGAGCAAGTAGAGCCATTAATCTGCTAAAACATGCGCAAACCAACCGTCTGATCATGGTTCCACTATGCCAGCTCCGAGGAACTTGTTCATTTGCTGCCGTAAGCACTACTTTCAGATGCTCAAAAGAGCATGTACAATAGGTCAGTATCCATTAAAACAATATACAGACATTCTCTCGAGAAGCAAGCTCGAAGAGACGTGCGGGGAAAGGACCACATCCAAACCAATCAGGACAGTCCATTATTCAGATACCAGACACTATTAGGTATGTGGAATTTAGAAGAGGGATTGTGGAATCTCTACTCGCAGTTCTTATTGTGTGAATGGCGTTTCAATCCATTTCTTTGGCATTTCATCGTACCAAGCAGACCATTAgcggtcacgtgttgcacttcggatttttttttcctcttattGTTGGCAAAGGATGATATCATAATTAAGCAGTTGTACCATAACTTGCTATAATCTTTCTTTCCCCCCTTACCATCGAATCACTGATATAACTGAAACTAACCCCATTTCAGCCCAGCAA
This region includes:
- the LOC116187770 gene encoding protein PALE CRESS, chloroplastic gives rise to the protein MEASAFPLTCTTRLTISPPLSAQRRILLLPTSRSTSALVLRRSMSKDEPLIDGLPKEYYDDEWQARQREKTKELHRLRQEEEEEEERKVEEYREIGMRLKGYPEEDVRKARKLVSSLIRAAEEVEEKIEEAAERGELTELLLMVIWNRLDLARRDDEKDAVRSLDLLYRRVETEILKREASPAMRLLNDLLNMHDGFDNEGWLKECKKHMVETFPREDPFSILVPAGFDLDKHEGPLRPPLEADNALLRVDFVREVDALLQEVRYEQDLLQSAQGLDAESVASRLKQQEKQRTIHQVEALLDLAINLQW